Within the Gloeobacter kilaueensis JS1 genome, the region GTCGATCTTGAGCGGGTTGGCGACACCGTTGGCGAAGGCGCTCGTCTCTCCGGTCGGATCGCCGGTTGGGGCTGCCGCCGGAGCCGGTGCCTGGGCAAAAGCCTCCTGCACCGAAGTGATCGTGCCTGCGCCTAAAAGCAGGAGCAAGGCAAACAGAAACCCGAGTAGTGGGTTCCCCTGACATCGTTTTTTTGGATTCATAAGTTTCAGTCCCCTCCCTCACTTGGGAAGCCCGGTATCCACTTGATTTTTGCCACCGAATCCTTGCGCTTTCCCCAGGCGCGAAACAGTAGCTGTCCACTCACTATTCGATGGGCGTCGCCTGTTGCGATGGACTGGTTTTTGGGTACCCTCGGGGCGGGTAAAAAAAGCCCGCAGGGCAGCCCCAAAATCCAGGTTCGACCAGTCAAAGCGCGCATCTTCTTTTAGCACCTCCCGGCTGACGCGCCAGAGCCTCGGCACGTTGCGCCCGCAGACATAGACCAGCAGCAACCCCGGCAGAAACATCGGGGCCGATAGCCCCAGAATATGCAGCCGCGCTTTGCTGATAATGCCTTCGATCAGCCAGAGCAAACCCACACCACCACTCAGGACAATCAGCAGCCCAAGTGCAAAAACGATCAGTACGCGCTGAGTTCGTGATAGTTGCAACTGGACACTCCAAACGCAGCAGGGCAAGATGCTAACGCCACCGTTGCCTGCGGATCATGCCCAAGTAAAACAACCAGCCCAAAGAGCGAGTGTATAAAGCACTACATTCAGGCCCAAGATTGCAGCAAATTGTACGGAAGCTCACAAAAAATTGGGCGCGGGCCCCGTGGACCGCGCCCGAGCGATGAACCGTTTGGCTTAGACCTGGCGGCCCCGGAACCACCAGATGGCGATCACCGCCGGACCAGCCAGCATGATCACTACGAGCAGAGCGAGGCTGATAAGCGTGTTCATGAACGACCTCCGGACCAACCAACTGCGAAAGATGACCTTATTTTAAGCGGGATCAGCGACGCCGAATCGGCTTTTCTTCTCTACTACCATAGGAATTGCAGGCTTACATCAGAGAACGTGCGTGCTTACCGTCGATCCGATCGAATCTGAGACCCAGCGCATAGGCCGCTCGCTGCTTTCGGCCACCCAGCAGAGCCGTTTTTCTTTTTTCGACCGTTCCTTCTGGGATGAAAAGCTCCTGGAGTGGGCGATGGCCGACGACGAGTTGCGCGTGCAGCTGTTTCGCTTTATCGACTGTCTGCCGGCGCTGCACACCAGCCGCGAGGTGGCCGCCCACCTGCAGGAGTACCTCGGGGCGGTCAAGCTGCCGGGGCCCCTCGCCAAGGCCCTCGATTTTGCCGAGCCCGATTCGCCGATGGCCGCCGCTGCTACCCTCGGCCTGCGCCAGGGCATCGGCCAGATGGCCCGCCGCTTTATCGCGGGCGACAACCTCAAAAGCGCCGTCAAGACGATCGAGCGCTTGCGCTCGCAGAACATGGCCGTCTCGATCGATCTATTGGGCGAGGCGGTGGTCTCGGAGGCAGAAGCAGAAATTTACCAGCAGCGCTATCTGGAACTGTTGAGCGATATGCACGCCGCCCAGGCGCGCTGGCCCCTTATCGATCAGATCGACCGGGCGGAGGGCGAAACCCTGCCCCGCATCCACTGTGCCCTCAAGCTCACCTCGCTCTACAGCCAGTTCGACGCCATCGACCCAGTAACGACCAGCCGCAACGTCAAGGCCCGCCTGCGGCCCATCCTGCTCAAAGCCCGTGAGCTGGGGGCTTTTGTCCATATCGACATGGAGCAGTCCCAGCACAAGGATCTGATCCTGGCGATCTTCAAAGAGATCTTGCTCGAACCTGAGCTGCGCGACTGGACCGACACCGGCATCTGTTTGCAGGCGTACCTGCGCTCCGCCGACCGCGACGCGGCGGAGGTGATCGACTGGGCCCAGGAGCGCCGCTTTCCAGTAACGGTGCGGCTGGTCAAAGGCGCTTACTGGGACGCCGAGGTGATCCGCTCCGCCCAGCAGCGCTGGCCCCTGCCGGTCTTTACCCACAAGGCGGACACCGACGCCCAGTACGAGAGGGTGCTGCGCACGCTCATCGAGAACCACCGGATCGTGCATACGGCGGTGGGCAGCCACAACGCCCGCACCGTGGCCCTCGCCATTGCCCTTTCGCGCAGCCTGCGGGTGCCGCGCCGCGCCTTCGAGGTCCAGATGCTCTACGGCATGGCCGACGCCCTCAAAGTCGGTGTCGTCCAGCAGGGCGAGCGTCTCAGGGTCTACGCGCCCTACGGCGAGCTGTTGCCGGGGATGGCCTACCTGATTCGGCGGCTCCTCGAAAATACCGCCAACACGTCTTTTTTGCGCCAGAGCGTGCGTCCCGACAGCGACACATCCCGGTTGCTCGCCGCTCCCAGTGCGAGCGGTGAGGCAGCCCCCAGCCTGACCAGCGGTCCCTTTCAAAACGTCCCGGACCGCGACTTTACGATCGGCTCCGAGCGCGAGAAGCTCAGTACCGCCCTCGCCCAGGTGCGATCCCAGTTCGGTCAGACCTTCTGGCCGGTGGTGGGCGGCCAGGCGCGAACAGGGGTGCCCACCGCTCCCAGCACCGATCCGGCGGCACCGGGGACGATCCTCGCTCTGGTCGGCCACGCCGGGGTGGATCTGGCCGAAGCGGCCGTTCAGGCGGCTGAGGCGGCCTTCAAAAGCTGGTATAAGACCAGTGCTGCAGGGCGGGCGGCTCTTTTGGAGCGGGTGGCTGAGCTGATGGCAGCGCAGCGCTCCACCCTCACCGCCTGGATCGTCTATGAGACGGGTAAAGCCTGGCGCGAGGCGGACGCCGATGTCTCCGAGGCGATCGACTTTTGCCGCTACTACGGCGAGCAGATGTTGCGGCTGGAAGCGACAGCCCAGCGCCGCGACCTGCCGGGAGAGACGAATGCCTACTACTACCGGGGCCGGGGGGTGGCCGTCGTCATCGCGCCCTGGAACTTTCCCCTCGCTATTCTCACCGGCATGACCGCCGCTGCCCTCGTTACCGGCAATGCGGTGATCATGAAACCCGCCGAGCAATCCTCGATCATCGCTGCCCAGCTGATGCGCCTCTTCGAGCAGGCCGGTTTTCCAGCGGGGGTGGTCAACTATCTGCCCGGCAAGGGTTCAACCATCGGCGCTTATCTGGTGCAGCACCCGAGAGTCCATCTCATCGCCTTTACCGGTTCGCTCGAAGTCGGCCAGCGCATCCTTACTGAGGCGAGCATCGTCCGCCCTGGCCAGCGGCACCTCAAGCGGGTGATTGCCGAGCTGGGCGGCAAAAACGCGATTATTATCGACAGCGACGCCGACCTCGATCAGGCGGTGCTGGGGGTCGTGCAGTCGGCTTTTGGCTACAGCGGCCAGAAGTGCTCCGCCTGTTCGCGGCTCATCGTGATCGAGAGCATCCACGACGCTTTTATCGAGCGGCTGGTGGAGGCCACCCGTTCGCTGCGCATCGGCCACCCCAAAGAACCTGGCAATTATACCGGCCCTGTGATTGGCCGCGACGCCTACGAGCGGATCAACGCCACAATCGAGGCGGCAGCGCGGCAGCACCGCCTGGTCTACCGGGGGGATGTCTCAGAGCTTCAAGACGGATACTTTATCGGGCCGACGATCTTCGCCGACGTCGAGCCGGAGGCGGCCCTCGCCCAGGAAGAGATCTTTGGGCCGGTACTCGCCGTGATCAAGGCGCGCAACTTCGATCGCGCCCTTGAGATTGCCAACGGCACAAATTTTGCGCTGACGGGCGGCCTGTTCTCCCGCAGCCCCCGGCATATCGTCGAGGCACAACAGCGCTTCGAGTGCGGCAACCTCTATATCAACCGCAAGATCACAGCGGCCCTGGTGGACCGACAACCCTTCGGCGGCTTCCGGCTTTCGGGCATCGGCTCTAAAGCCGGTGGTCCCGATTATCTGCTGCAGTTTCTTGAACCGGTGACGGTGAGCGAAAACATTCAGCGCCAGGGCTTTGCTCCGCTGCCTGGAGAGCTGGAGACCTGACTCCCCGGCTTCTTCTTAAGATCAGCCTAGATCGTTCTGCAGGGCTCCGCCGCAGCTGGAACCGGCCCCAGCCGTGCAACCGTAGCAGTGATCGCCGGTGGCGATGGTTCTATCTATCAACTGCTCGGCGCTGTAATCCCAGAGCTTGCGGCCCTCCGTGTCAGGAATGGAAAGATCGAGCATCTGGTTGAAGTCACAGTCGTAGAGGTTGCCCAGCCAATCGACGCTCACCAGTGAGCGGCACATCAGCTGATCGAGGGTGACCGGGTTGTAGTTTGCGACCAGAAGATTCTGGTAGTTCTCCAGTTGATTACTGAGTTCTAGATAGTGCCGGAAGCGGCGGATCGGCATGTTCGTGATCGTAAAAAGCTGATTGAAGACGATGCCAAAGTGCAGCGCCAGTTCGCGCCGGTAATCGGCTTCGAGTCTGGCCTGCGGCGGCGGCAGATGGGCCCCGACCGGGTTGTAGACGAGATTGAGCACCAGGCCGCTTTCAGGCTGACCGTAACCCAGGGCGTTGAGGTGCTGTAGAGCGCGGATGCTGCCGTCGAAGACGCCGTTGCCGCGCTGCTTATCGACGTTGGCAGGCGAGTAGCAGGGCAGCGAAGCGACCACTTCTACCCGATGGGCTGCCAGAAATTCACCCAGATCCGCCTGGTCCGGTTCCCAGAGCACCGTCAGGTTGCAGCGGTCCATCACCTTCATCCCGAGGCGGCGCGCCCCGCTTACCAGGGGCCGAAAGCAAGCATTTAACTCCGGCGCACCCCCGGTCAGATCCAGCGTCGGGACCGGATTGGCCACGAGCCAATCGAGAATTCGCTGGGCGGTGGCTGCTTCCATCTGTTCCGTTCGCCGGGGTCCGGCCTCGACGTGGCAGTGGCTGCAGGCCAGGTTGCAGTAGCGCCCAAGGTTGAGCTGCAATGTCTCCAGTCGCTTGCGGGTGAGGGACCGCCCGGCGCACGCCGCAAAAGAAAGAACTTTACCGGGAGTGAGTGTGTCAGCCATGCCTTCCAGTGTGCCGTATCCAGTTTGCACAGGCAGCCCCGGCAGTCGGACAATGGCGGCAGGTTTTTTCAAGACCCGGCCTGACTATGAAATTTCGCTTCCACCTGCAGCCCGACAGCGACGTTCCCGCCTCTACCCAATTGCTCAATCAGATCAGCTTTGCCATCGCCTCGCGCCAGTTTCCGCCCGGCTACCAGCTACCGAGCACCCGGCAGTTGGCAATGATCACCGGCCTGCACCGCAACACGATCAACAAAGTCTACAGCCAGCTGGAGGAGTTGGGCCTGGTAGAAGCCCAACCCGGCTCGGGCATCTACGTCAGAGCCCTCAGCCTCAAACAGCGCTCCCGACTTGCCCAGATAGACCAGTTTCCCGAAGCGAACGCGGTGGTGCAAAAGAGCCTCGACACTCTGCTGGAGCACGGCTGCACCCTTGAGCAGGCAAGAGCGCTCTTTTTAGCGGAGATCGACTGGCGGCTGCGCTGCAGTGCGGTCGTGCTGGTGGCGACTCCGGCCCACGATCTGGGGTTGGGAGAATTGATTGGCCAGCAACTGCAGCAGGCTCTGGCCATTCCCGTCCAGGTAGTCGCCTTCGAGGAACTTGAGCGCGCCCTCGAGCGCACCCAATCGGCCACCGTGATCACCAACCGCTATCATCTGGCGAGAGCCGAGACGATCGCCGCCCCGCGCCAGGTGCGGGTGTTGCCGGTCGAGATCACCGACTTCAGCGAAGAGATCGCCCTGGTGAAGGCGCTGCCCAGGGACAGCTGCCTGGGGCTGGTGAGCCTCAGCTCCGACATCCTCAACGCCGTCGAACTGTTTTTGCACAGCCTGCGGGGCGAGGAGATTCTGGTGTTGACGAGTCAACTGGAGGACACCCCCCGGTTGCGGGCAATCGTTCGCAGCGCCCAGCTCATCATTGCCGACCAGGCAAGCCGCGCGCCGGTCGAACAGATCATCCAGCAGCTGCGGGCCGACCTCATCCGCCCGCCGCAACTGTTCTGCAGCGAGCAGTACATCCAGCCCGAATCGATCCGTACCCTGAAGCGCGAACTGGGCCTGAGCTGATTTTTTAATTACTCCCCACTGGCCGCCAGTCTCCTGAAGGAATAAAAGCCGACCAGTAAAAAGGATGGGCAAGTTCGGGCCGGGCGATCATCTGCAGTTGGGCCTGGCGCAGCGCCTCAGCCCGGCCTACTTGGGAGCGCAACTGCCGGTAGTAGTCCACCATCAGATCTTTCGTCGCAACGTCCCCGACTTTCCAGAGGCTGACCAGTTCGCTCTGGGCACCGGCCAGGGTAAGCGCGCGCCTCAGTCCGTAGATGCCCTCGCCGTCGGCCACATCGCCGAGGCCAGTGTCGCAGGCAGAGAGCACCACCAGCTGGGTGCCGCGCAGATCCAGACTTGAGACTTCCAGCGCCGTCAGCACTCCGTCGTCGGTGCCGCTCTCGCGGCGGTTAAAACCCGCCAGGACGAGCCCCGAGCGCAACAGCGGATTTTCGAGCTGGTCGCTGCGCTTTAAGAAAAAGCCGTGGGTCGCGACGTGCAGAATGCTCGGACCCTGCACCTGCCGGAGCGCATTCTCGGTTGCCTCCGGGCCGGTAAGCAATCTGGCTTTTGGCCAGAGGGCACCGATGGCGGATCCTTCCTCGCGGGTGGCCGGTAGTGGGGCAAAGTGCAGCTTTCGAATATCGATCGAACGCAGCTGGGGTGCCTCCTCACCGCTCGCCGCATCGAAGTCAGGGTCGGCGACGATGAGCGGCGGTTGGCGGGGCGCATCCAGTCGGGCCAATCGCAGTAGATCGCGGCCAGAACCGAGATAACTGAAGGTGTACTGCTCGACGAGATAGCGATTCTGTTCATCGACCAGGGCGGCGAAGGGGATGAGGTGCAACTGGCTGTCGGGAGAAAGCAAGATCTGGCGCGTCTGGCCCAGCTTTTTGCGGATCGGTTGCATCAGTCGATGGTCGAGGGCACGGGCGACGCCCTTGAGTTGCTCGACGGGCAGGTTGCGGTTGCGCACCGCGTCGCGAAACGCGCCAATTGCCGTCCCTAACCTCGCCGCATCGCCTAGATCCAGCCACTCCGGTTCTGCTCCAGCCCGCACCAGATAGGCGGCGTAGCGGGGTGGACCGAACTGATTGGAAGCCCTGGTGGCTTTGAAGTTGCAGGGCCGGTAGAGCACCAGCTCGACCAGGGCCGCCCCGGCGGGCACCTGCCTCTGGACCGCCTCGATCGCGATCGGGGTAGAGCGGACGGCAAAATCGGCGCTGCGCCGGCTGAGGTCCGCCTCCAGTTTTTCGGCCCGTAGCGTAAGGGCATTCGTTCTGGAGCGGTACTGCGGCTGCGGCTCGTCCACCGGCGGCTCGAAGATTGCCGCTGCCAGTTGAGCGCGAAGACCGGCCAGCTCGTCGAGGTTCTGCCGATCGCCTGCGTCCAGGTGCTGGCGCAGCACAGCCAGATCGTCGCTCAGAAAATCGAGGACGCGGCCCTTGCGCCGCAGCACCGTCGTGAGGGCCAGCCGTGCCGCCGCTGCGTCACCCGGCATCGCCTGCAGATGCAGCGACAGAGCGATATCCGCCGTCTTGCTGAGGGTAGTGAGGTAATCGCGCTTTTGCTTCTCAGAACCCGTCGCCAGCGTGAGGCTGAGATTGTGCTCCTGGATGTCGAGGCTCTGGGCCAGCCACTGCAGCCCCTGGCGGGGCTTTGCCTGGGCAACGGCTACGAGGGCCAGCCCATCGAGAGCCTGGCTCAGCAGGGGATGCTGGGGGCCAAGCGCCTGGGTGCGGATGGCCAGGGTGCGCCGGTAGAGGGAGTCCGCCTGGGCATAGCGGCCCTGCCAGCGCTCCAGCTCCGCCAGATCGACGAGTACCGCTGCCACATCGGCATTCTCAGGGCCGAGGGCGCGCTCGACAATGGCCAGGGCGCGCCGGTAGAGCGCTTCGGCCTGGTCGTACCGGCTCTGGGCCACCGCCACCTCAGCGAGGTTGGTCATGCTCTCGGCCACATCCGGATGATCCAGCCCGAGCCCTTTTTTGCGAATCGCCAGCGCCCTCTCCAGCAGCGGCTTTGCCTGGTCATAGCGGCCCTGATCGATCAACGTCACTGCCACGTTGTTGAGGCTGGAGGCAAAGTCGGGATGCCACGGACCCAGCGCCTTTTCGCGAATCGCCAGGGCGCGGCGGTAGAGACGTTCCGCCTCGGTGTAGTCGCCTTTGAGCCGGTAGAGTTCCGCCAGATTGTCGAGCGGCACCGTGATGACAGGATGTTCTACGCCCTTCGTCTTTTCGAGAATGGCGAGAGCCCGCTGGTAAAGGGGCTCCGCCTCGGCGTAGCGCCCCAGGGTTCGGTCCATCTCCGCCAGATTGGCGAGGCTACCGGCGACCTCGGGGTGCTCTGGACCAAGGGCTTTTTCGCGGATCGCCAGAGCGCGCTGAAACAGCTGCTCCGCCTGGGCATATTTGCCCTGGGTACCGTACAGGCTGGCCAGACCGTTCAGACTGAAAGCCACATCCGGATCGTCCGGTCCCAGTACTTTTTCGCGGATCGCAAGGGCGCGCCGGTAGAATCCTTCTGCCCGAGGGTAGTGGCCCTGTTCAAAGTTCAAAAGCGCCAGCCCGGCAACGGTCCGGGCGATGGCAGGATGGACCGAACCGAAAGCTTTTTCTTGAAGGGCGAGCGCACGGTTGTACAGTGGCTCCGCCCGGCCATAATCTCCCTGCCGCCGGTAGAGCGTCGCCAATTGCACCAGTGCGTCGGCAATC harbors:
- the psb30 gene encoding photosystem II reaction center protein Ycf12/Psb30; this encodes MNTLISLALLVVIMLAGPAVIAIWWFRGRQV
- the pruA gene encoding L-glutamate gamma-semialdehyde dehydrogenase codes for the protein MLTVDPIESETQRIGRSLLSATQQSRFSFFDRSFWDEKLLEWAMADDELRVQLFRFIDCLPALHTSREVAAHLQEYLGAVKLPGPLAKALDFAEPDSPMAAAATLGLRQGIGQMARRFIAGDNLKSAVKTIERLRSQNMAVSIDLLGEAVVSEAEAEIYQQRYLELLSDMHAAQARWPLIDQIDRAEGETLPRIHCALKLTSLYSQFDAIDPVTTSRNVKARLRPILLKARELGAFVHIDMEQSQHKDLILAIFKEILLEPELRDWTDTGICLQAYLRSADRDAAEVIDWAQERRFPVTVRLVKGAYWDAEVIRSAQQRWPLPVFTHKADTDAQYERVLRTLIENHRIVHTAVGSHNARTVALAIALSRSLRVPRRAFEVQMLYGMADALKVGVVQQGERLRVYAPYGELLPGMAYLIRRLLENTANTSFLRQSVRPDSDTSRLLAAPSASGEAAPSLTSGPFQNVPDRDFTIGSEREKLSTALAQVRSQFGQTFWPVVGGQARTGVPTAPSTDPAAPGTILALVGHAGVDLAEAAVQAAEAAFKSWYKTSAAGRAALLERVAELMAAQRSTLTAWIVYETGKAWREADADVSEAIDFCRYYGEQMLRLEATAQRRDLPGETNAYYYRGRGVAVVIAPWNFPLAILTGMTAAALVTGNAVIMKPAEQSSIIAAQLMRLFEQAGFPAGVVNYLPGKGSTIGAYLVQHPRVHLIAFTGSLEVGQRILTEASIVRPGQRHLKRVIAELGGKNAIIIDSDADLDQAVLGVVQSAFGYSGQKCSACSRLIVIESIHDAFIERLVEATRSLRIGHPKEPGNYTGPVIGRDAYERINATIEAAARQHRLVYRGDVSELQDGYFIGPTIFADVEPEAALAQEEIFGPVLAVIKARNFDRALEIANGTNFALTGGLFSRSPRHIVEAQQRFECGNLYINRKITAALVDRQPFGGFRLSGIGSKAGGPDYLLQFLEPVTVSENIQRQGFAPLPGELET
- the arsS gene encoding arsenosugar biosynthesis radical SAM (seleno)protein ArsS (Some members of this family are selenoproteins.), encoding MADTLTPGKVLSFAACAGRSLTRKRLETLQLNLGRYCNLACSHCHVEAGPRRTEQMEAATAQRILDWLVANPVPTLDLTGGAPELNACFRPLVSGARRLGMKVMDRCNLTVLWEPDQADLGEFLAAHRVEVVASLPCYSPANVDKQRGNGVFDGSIRALQHLNALGYGQPESGLVLNLVYNPVGAHLPPPQARLEADYRRELALHFGIVFNQLFTITNMPIRRFRHYLELSNQLENYQNLLVANYNPVTLDQLMCRSLVSVDWLGNLYDCDFNQMLDLSIPDTEGRKLWDYSAEQLIDRTIATGDHCYGCTAGAGSSCGGALQNDLG
- a CDS encoding GntR family transcriptional regulator, with product MKFRFHLQPDSDVPASTQLLNQISFAIASRQFPPGYQLPSTRQLAMITGLHRNTINKVYSQLEELGLVEAQPGSGIYVRALSLKQRSRLAQIDQFPEANAVVQKSLDTLLEHGCTLEQARALFLAEIDWRLRCSAVVLVATPAHDLGLGELIGQQLQQALAIPVQVVAFEELERALERTQSATVITNRYHLARAETIAAPRQVRVLPVEITDFSEEIALVKALPRDSCLGLVSLSSDILNAVELFLHSLRGEEILVLTSQLEDTPRLRAIVRSAQLIIADQASRAPVEQIIQQLRADLIRPPQLFCSEQYIQPESIRTLKRELGLS
- a CDS encoding tetratricopeptide repeat protein, coding for MATSLLVGFLSTATGVLSARAQVQQIQQLNAQVQQLLGAGRYAAALAPARAVLALEEKNFGHSDVRIADALVQLATLYRRQGDYGRAEPLYNRALALQEKAFGSVHPAIARTVAGLALLNFEQGHYPRAEGFYRRALAIREKVLGPDDPDVAFSLNGLASLYGTQGKYAQAEQLFQRALAIREKALGPEHPEVAGSLANLAEMDRTLGRYAEAEPLYQRALAILEKTKGVEHPVITVPLDNLAELYRLKGDYTEAERLYRRALAIREKALGPWHPDFASSLNNVAVTLIDQGRYDQAKPLLERALAIRKKGLGLDHPDVAESMTNLAEVAVAQSRYDQAEALYRRALAIVERALGPENADVAAVLVDLAELERWQGRYAQADSLYRRTLAIRTQALGPQHPLLSQALDGLALVAVAQAKPRQGLQWLAQSLDIQEHNLSLTLATGSEKQKRDYLTTLSKTADIALSLHLQAMPGDAAAARLALTTVLRRKGRVLDFLSDDLAVLRQHLDAGDRQNLDELAGLRAQLAAAIFEPPVDEPQPQYRSRTNALTLRAEKLEADLSRRSADFAVRSTPIAIEAVQRQVPAGAALVELVLYRPCNFKATRASNQFGPPRYAAYLVRAGAEPEWLDLGDAARLGTAIGAFRDAVRNRNLPVEQLKGVARALDHRLMQPIRKKLGQTRQILLSPDSQLHLIPFAALVDEQNRYLVEQYTFSYLGSGRDLLRLARLDAPRQPPLIVADPDFDAASGEEAPQLRSIDIRKLHFAPLPATREEGSAIGALWPKARLLTGPEATENALRQVQGPSILHVATHGFFLKRSDQLENPLLRSGLVLAGFNRRESGTDDGVLTALEVSSLDLRGTQLVVLSACDTGLGDVADGEGIYGLRRALTLAGAQSELVSLWKVGDVATKDLMVDYYRQLRSQVGRAEALRQAQLQMIARPELAHPFYWSAFIPSGDWRPVGSN